The Plasmodium berghei ANKA genome assembly, chromosome: 12 genome contains a region encoding:
- a CDS encoding fam-b protein, producing MNKVKNESQYLKFCFFSIIICFFEYTQNELYFVNDRGICLERDVINFRNNRILVDVDNQFDLNNFYESTLSLINQFNDDNDDDEEIIYLRNSIDSHIKMHEENNTLPDLKNVDKKTEQLIDELRKELEDVTKELDNKRSGAVAMQFLHDKRIIKKDENSSVSEHEDLKQLKIFKIF from the exons atgaataaagTTAAAAATGAGAGTCagtatttaaaattttgttttttttcaattattatttgtttttttgaatatacCCAAAAC GAACTATACTTTGTAAACGATAGAGGGATATGCCTTGAAAGGGATGTAATAAACTTTAGAAATAATAGAATATTAGTAGATGTAGACAATCAATTcgatttaaataatttttatgaatcaACTTTGAGTCTTATAAATCAATTTAATGACGACAATGATGATGAcgaagaaataatatatcttcGAAATAGTATAGATTCACATATAAAGATgcatgaagaaaataatacattacccgatttaaaaaatgtagataAGAAAACTGAACAGTTAATTGATGAACTTCGAAAAGAATTGGAAGACGTAACAAAAGAGCTTGATAATAAAAGGAGTGGTGCAGTAGCAATGCAGTTTTTACATGataaaagaataataaaaaaagatgaaaatagtTCTGTATCAGAACATGAAGACCTTAAAcaattgaaaatttttaaaatattttga
- a CDS encoding fam-a protein, with protein MNKLYIQIVLFILTISLYVNNKTLATELASGENATSESAYYYLTPEELYEKNKHLLCTDPEETINAEKLMNEVVTHLKYHATSNDDYKLCRKNPGISMFVYKKKHQDHTDVQKIKFKFYDSDKYNGIINMLWNPNHLNPFNTGFVKIVRVYNPNLVMIQQRYKKKFGRRQKYFYALATKVEVSEDTTIIAYTSANINDHNPSNKKHQNTIIENSSLFITDIDSEEDIRKGKLKKTFVNLIGYLIEKKKRFVDVTYIESIDGHASF; from the exons ATGAATAAGCTTTATATtcaaattgttttatttattttaaccATCTCCCTATAtgtgaataataaaaccCTTGCAACTGAACTTGCTTCAGGAGAAAATGCAACATCCGAATCagcatattattatcttaC TCCAGAagaattatatgaaaaaaacaagcACCTATTATGTACCGATCCAGAAGAAACTATAAACGCAGAAAAACTTATGAACGAGGTTGTAACacatttaaaatatcatGCTACAAGTAATGAtgattataaattatgtaGAAAAAATCCTGGTATTAGTATgtttgtttataaaaaaaaacatcaAGACCATACAGAtgttcaaaaaattaaatttaaattttatgattcCGATAAG TATAATGGAATAATAAACATGTTATGGAATCCCAATCATCTCAATCCTTTTAATACTGGCTTTgttaaaa ttgTCCGTGTGTACAATCCAAATTTAGTAATGATACAACAAcgttacaaaaaaaaatttggaCGCCGtcagaaatatttttatgcttTAGCTACAAAGGTTGAA GTATCAGAAGACACAACTATAATTGCCTATACGTCagcaaatataaatgatcaCAACCCTTCCAATAAAAAACATCAAAACACAATAATAGAAAACTCTAGTTTATTCATAACTGACATTGATTCTGAAGAAGATATtagaaaaggaaaattaaaaaaaacgttTGTTAACTTAATTGGATACCtcattgaaaaaaaaaaaagatttGTTGATGTCACTTATATCGAATCT ATTGATGGGCATGCTTCcttttaa
- a CDS encoding fam-a protein yields the protein MNKLYIQIVLFILTISLYVNNKTLATELASGENATSESAYYYLTPEELYEKNKHLLCTDPEETINAEKLMNEVVTHLKYHATSNDDYKLCRKNPGISMFVYKKKHQDHTDVQKIKFKFYDSDKYNGIINMLWNPNHLNPFNTGFVKSIRRHNYNCLYVSKYK from the exons ATGAATAAGCTTTATATtcaaattgttttatttattttaaccATCTCCCTATAtgtgaataataaaaccCTTGCAACTGAACTTGCTTCAGGAGAAAATGCAACATCCGAATCagcatattattatcttaC TCCAGAagaattatatgaaaaaaacaagcACCTATTATGTACCGATCCAGAAGAAACTATAAACGCAGAAAAACTTATGAACGAGGTTGTAACacatttaaaatatcatGCTACAAGTAATGAtgattataaattatgtaGAAAAAATCCTGGTATTAGTATgtttgtttataaaaaaaaacatcaAGACCATACAGAtgttcaaaaaattaaatttaaattttatgattcCGATAAG TATAATGGAATAATAAACATGTTATGGAATCCCAATCATCTCAATCCTTTTAATACTGGCTTTgttaaaa GTATCAGAAGACACAACTATAATTGCCTATACGTCagcaaatataaatga
- a CDS encoding BIR protein, which yields MNKECERFKNLSTNFTYQSSNQNYKIENNNDFKKYCSNQNCVNAIEKVNAGCLYLLDAFFKDSNLFKSVAKSNIDIVDYILLWLIYILSLNGNEIKNSLKFFYTTHINNHKYNEEITGVETYYNSYKDLIVKKHDMTNVNMNKNIISILYDAFNILCNMYIEFDVNNIDCKKYLNKANEFVEKYKKLNEYHNNNNDANSYNKILSTLSTDYNNFKNTCKNAKCNDTPSLPWITTKISLQHSAQGFEDTSSILSLANKLIPVLSILFTIAIFCGISYKYSLFGFRKKCKKIKKRTYH from the exons ATGAATAAGGAA TGTGAAAGGTTCAAGAATTTATCGACGAATTTTACATATCAATCGAGTAATCAAAActataaaattgaaaataataatgatttcAAAAAGTATTGTAGTAATCAAAATTGTGTTAATGCGATCGAAAAAGTTAATGCTGGATGTTTATATTTGCTTGATGCATTCTTTAAGGATTCTAATTTGTTTAAGTCTGTTGCCAAAAGTAACATCGATATTGTTGATTACATTTTGCTATggttaatttatatattaagcctaaatggaaatgaaataaaaaacagtttaaagtttttttatactacacatataaataatcataAGTATAATGAGGAAATAACTGGTGTTGAAACTTATTATAATAGTTATAAGGATCTTATAGTTAAAAAACACGATATGACGAATGtgaatatgaataaaaatattatatctatattatatgatgcatttaatatattatgtaatatgtatattgaATTTGATGTAAACAATATAGATTGcaagaaatatttaaacaaaGCTAATGAATTtgttgaaaaatataaaaaacttaatgaatatcataataataataatgatgccaattcatataataaaatattatctaCTTTATCAActgattataataattttaaaaatacatgtAAAAATGCTAAATGTAACGATACTCCATCTCTTCCATGGATAACAACAAAAATTTCTCTACAACATTCTGCACAAGGATTTGAAGATACATCATCAATTTTGTCGTTagcaaataaattaattccAGTTTTATCGATATTATTTACAATAGCAATTTTTTGCGGGATTTCTTATaag tattcgttatttggatttcgaaaaaaatgtaaaaaaataaagaagagaacttatcattaa
- a CDS encoding fam-a protein, whose amino-acid sequence MSKGYIKIIFSLLISSVYMSNKTFAAEANSGIEALRRFARPPSMSIFPNDYSEGTIEEQSFNSCVYPEEIEIAEKVMNEAELLLQYHAASTDDYKLYHKFSKDSIAYYKKHRNTLIFKFNHKIKYPDKYNYIISMLWNSNAKYVGDQIVKEKVARAYSPNLMMIQQRYKNDAISFHGYYYALAKKVQVSDDTTIIVYTSSDVNDYNSVDKKKYTNTIVESANLFKPKIYSENDIRNGELTKMFVNLSGFIIQKKRDCVDITYLNSININTTIFEDLLIRIINLSQILTIKR is encoded by the exons ATGAGTAAaggatatattaaaatcattttttctcttttaatttcatcCGTATATATGAGCAATAAAACTTTTGCAGCTGAGGCTAATTCAGGTATTGAAGCTTTACGAAGATTTGCTCGGCCACCTAGCAT GTCGATTTTTCCCAATGATTATTCAGAAGGAACAATTGAAGAACAATCCTTCAACTCATGTGTATACCCTGAAGAAATTGAAATAGCAGAAAAGGTTATGAATGAAGCTGAACTGTTATTACAATACCATGCTGCAAGTACGGATGATTACAAATTATATCATAAATTCAGTAAGGATTCAATTGCATATTATAAGAAACATAGAAatacattaatttttaaatttaatcaTAAAATCAAATACCCAGACAAG tataattatataataagcATGTTATGGAATTCAAATGCCAAATATGTTGGTGATCAAATTGTTAAAG aaaaagtTGCACGTGCATACTCTCCAAATTTAATGATGATCCAACAGCGTTACAAAAATGATGCTATATCGTTCCATGGATATTACTATGCTTTAGCAAAAAAAGTTCAA GTATCAGACGACACAACTATAATTGTCTATACATCATCTGATGTAAATGACTATAACAGTGtcgataaaaaaaaatatacaaacaCTATTGTAGAAAGTGCAAACTTATTCAAACCAAAAATTTATTcagaaaatgatattaGAAATGGAGAATTGACAAAAATGTTTGTTAATTTATCTGGATttataattcaaaaaaaaagggatTGCGTTGATATTACCTATCTCAACTCT attaatattaataccACTATTTTTGAAGATTTATTAATTagaataattaatttatcacAAATACTAACTATTAAGAGATAA
- a CDS encoding fam-a protein, with the protein MNKFYIQIVLFFLTISLYVNNKTLATEPSPGRSTTPESTYHYLTPEELYEKNKHLLCTDPEETIKAGDVMNEAVKHLEHHAANIDDYRVYERDSNSSLFLFKKKHQSDPDIKKMHYIARKCYEYNEIINMSWDPDYANFLNTGSFKIVRVYNPNLVMVQQRYEDSSMNCQKYFYALAAYVEISKDKTIIVRVSADINDHNPSNEKYKNEIVKSASLFKTEIDSEDDIRKGELKKMFVNIAGYLIENKGDCVNITYVESINRHCTI; encoded by the exons atgaataagttttatattcaaattgttttattttttttaaccaTCTCCCTATAtgtgaataataaaaccCTTGCAACTGAACCCTCTCCAGGAAGATCTACAACACCCGAATCAACATATCATTATCTTAC TCCAGAagaattatatgaaaaaaacaagcACTTATTATGTACCGATCCAGAAGAAACTATAAAAGCAGGTGATGTTATGAACGAAGCTGTGAAACATTTAGAACATCATGCTGCAAATATAGATGATTATAGAGTTTATGAAAGAGATTCTAATAGttctttgtttttatttaaaaaaaaacatcaATCCGACCcagatattaaaaaaatgcattatATAGCTCGTAAATGCTATGAG tataatgaaataataaacatgTCATGGGACCCCGATTAtgcaaattttttaaatactGGCTCTTTTAAAA ttgTCCGTGTGTACAATCCAAATTTAGTAATGGTACAACAACGTTACGAAGATAGTTCTATGAACTGtcagaaatatttttatgcttTAGCTGCATATGTTGAA ATATCAAAAGACAAAACTATAATTGTCAGGGTTTCAGCAGATATAAATGATCACAACCCTTccaatgaaaaatataaaaacgaAATAGTAAAAAGTGCAAGTTTATTCAAAACTGAGATTGATTCTGAAGATGATATTAGAAAAggagaattaaaaaaaatgtttgtTAACATAGCTGGATACCTCATTGAAAATAAAGGCGATTGTGTTAATATTACCTACGTTGAATCT aTTAATAGACATTGTACcatttaa